The following DNA comes from Schistocerca gregaria isolate iqSchGreg1 unplaced genomic scaffold, iqSchGreg1.2 ptg000875l, whole genome shotgun sequence.
CCGCAACTGAATTACGTTTACGAAGAAATCGGTACGAAAATGCTAAAGTTCGAGGTTGTTTTTCAATGAATTATCTTTCTCATAATTCTTCTAGACTTTTACAGGGAAGCCAGCAATTCTAAAAGAGCTAAAGCCAATTTTAAAAATTACAACAACATATACATCCCTAAGGTATTTGATGAGTATTCAACTAAAAAGATATTGGTCATGGAATACATGGATGGAATTAAAGTTAACGATATAGAGGCTCTAAATCAAAACCATTACAATAAGTTTGAAATTGTGTCGTTGATAAATGAGTGTGTTAATATCCAGATCTTTCAACACGGATTCGTACACGCGGACCCTCACCCTGGAAATTTGATGGTATGCAAAGAAAACGATAAATTGAAATTGATCGTTCTAGACCACGGATTATATAAAGAAATCCCGCGAGATGTTCGGTTAAACTACTGCCATCTACTCCAGTCACTTTTGAAAAAGGACAAGTCCGCCACGCAATATTACTCTCGTCAGCTGGGAGCTGGAGATTTGCATGAACTATTAGCAGTTATGATGCTTTTAAGAATTAAGTAAGCCACCTTTGTTAtgtttttcatttaaaaaagcTGCCTTATTAACGAAATTAATATCTTTAGGTCTGACATAAGACTCAACGGAACGAAGTTTAGCCAGAAAGATCTCGAAAAATTACGGAATGTGTTCGGTAATTCCTTCGACCAAGGATTTAAATCTACTAACCAACTTCTTGAATCCATCCCTAGGGAACTTTTGTATGCATTCAAAGCATCAAACTTAGTCAGGTCAATTGCCTTCGATCTGGGTATTCCTATATCGGTAAAATTTGCGGACACCGTACGACATGCCTTAAATGGGATCCAAGCAGAGTGTACGTCAAACACAATTCAAAATCATCAGCATTGCAAGCCTAAATCTCAGACTTATTTTTGAATGTCATCAAACATAAATTTTTTAGACCCTTCAACTTTTAGATTCGCAATCAAGAAATGGTTTGAAAtactccagctaaaaattcaaatcaTCAAGGGAAACATCGTTTTGTATCTTTCAGGTCTTTT
Coding sequences within:
- the LOC126323928 gene encoding aarF domain-containing protein kinase 1-like isoform X1 — protein: MRTFVNLKTGQRLLQLCQKNQATFIKVGQHIASLNQILPREITTALSVLQDKVEPRPYKDIAFIFQQELRKNPGQIFQYFEKEPVASASIAQVHKSVLLNGTKCAVKVQYPYIEYMIGGDLFTISILVHLMAAVFPNFSLTWILPQLNYVYEEIDFYREASNSKRAKANFKNYNNIYIPKVFDEYSTKKILVMEYMDGIKVNDIEALNQNHYNKFEIVSLINECVNIQIFQHGFVHADPHPGNLMVCKENDKLKLIVLDHGLYKEIPRDVRLNYCHLLQSLLKKDKSATQYYSRQLGAGDLHELLAVMMLLRIKSDIRLNGTKFSQKDLEKLRNVFGNSFDQGFKSTNQLLESIPRELLYAFKASNLVRSIAFDLGIPISVKFADTVRHALNGIQAEYPSTFRFAIKKWFEILQLKIQIIKGNIVLYLSGLFSYSSYALFF
- the LOC126323928 gene encoding aarF domain-containing protein kinase 1-like isoform X2; this translates as MPRLLAHGVCSKQIAKYTKLLVRWGRNTSILSGICAVSLGAVSSYTEYPPEILLMHCVRFARAAYCVAMIAFDYKWHFRYLERGTNEYETMRTFVNLKTGQRLLQLCQKNQATFIKVGQHIASLNQILPREITTALSVLQDKVEPRPYKDIAFIFQQELRKNPGQIFQYFEKEPVASASIAQVHKSVLLNGTKCAVKVQYPYIEYMIGGDLFTISILVHLMAAVFPNFSLTWILPQLNYVYEEIDFYREASNSKRAKANFKNYNNIYIPKVFDEYSTKKILVMEYMDGIKVNDIEALNQNHYNKFEIVSLINECVNIQIFQHGFVHADPHPGNLMVCKENDKLKLIVLDHGLYKEIPRDVRLNYCHLLQSLLKKDKSATQYYSRQLGAGDLHELLAVMMLLRIKSDIRLNGTKFSQKDLEKLRNVFGNSFDQGFKSTNQLLESIPRELLYAFKASNLVRSIAFDLGIPISVKFADTVRHALNGIQAEYPSTFRFAIKKWFEILQLKIQIIKGNIVLYLSGLFSYSSYALFF